In Nakaseomyces glabratus chromosome I, complete sequence, the sequence GAgagatataaaaataaagatattcAGAAAGTTATTTTGGAAAGTCCGAGAATTAACCTGCAAACCTTCATGTTCTTCCTGAAAATAAGAGAATATATTTCCATGGATATTAAAGAGATAGAAAATGCTTTGATGAAATACCTATCAATTAATAAGTCCTCAACTTTTGCATTTTTGATCTTAAAAAATTGGTACACCATAATTAGTGAAGAGTTCGACAGCCAAAACATTAGAAACCTACTTGAAATGTTATGTCTCAACTCTAACTTTTCATTACTACTGGAGTTTAtgaaagatgatgatatttttgaagagcCAAATCTCATTCATAAGTTAATTGGGTATTTATCAGACAATTTGACTGAATCCGCTGCTTTGGATGTCCTAAAGATTATACCAATACAGTGTTATGAGAAGTCTTCTAGAGTCTCCTTGATTGATCGACTAGCATCTCTGAAGATTAATGAAAGTGTTATAGATGCTTTAAGCCATCTACTGATATTTCCAACCTTCAAGACGAGACTTGAAACTGATGTGGGTACCTTCTTTGAACTATTTAAGAATTCGATTGATCTAAACCATCATTCTGAAAAGTTGTTAACTACTATTTGGTATCATCATGCACATAGTAATGACTCATCAAGTAAAGATTTTACTTACAATTTAGTAAATTTAGTTGTTGCTAATCTCTCTAAATTAATTGACGTTAAGGTTTCCTTTTGGCTAGCTTATTATATCCAAATCTATGATGAGAAAAGAGTACACAGCAATTTAAGAAAAGAGTACTTCAAAGCTATTTCCGCGTACTCTGATAAACAATCTAATCTAATGCCATGGCTATTGAAAACACTCTATCAGCTTTTAATAAGGGAGGCAGATCTTTCAATGTATCAAGATGTCATAAAAGACTGCATACAGAAATATAAGTTGGATGGTAGCAATTCTAATGAACTAAAAATTTCTGTTTTTATGATTTATACACTAAAAGATGATAGTGATTTCTCCTTCATACTTGCCCATTACTTGGCACTAAGAAGTCAAGGATGTCACGCAATGGAGCTGCTGACTGGTGTTTCAGAATATTTGAAGCTTACAGCTCACTACTCGTCAGAAAAGTACAATGCAGCATTACATTTAGTGTGTTGTGCATTAAACGATAATACTAAGACATTTCACAACTATTTGCTAGAAATTGTGCCATCTCTAATGCTCAACctttcaaaacaaaatcacATTGGACAGAAATTGACGGTCAGATTATTGAGTGCGACCTACACTAGTATCACACAAGGCATGATGGATATTAATTCTTTGACAAAGTTTATTTCCACCCTGAAAGAAATACTTATATCCAAACCATGGATGTTTGATCAGTACACTGTTGAATTGTTACTGCCTTTATCACTTGAAATTTGTAATTCCATCATACCTACAACTGACTTTTCAAATGTGCAActtcaaaataatagaattttcatttcattgtGCCGATTACTTTCCACACTGTTTACTGTTCATAGATTCAAGTTGAACCAAAGGTATCATGTTATTGATTCTTTATTATGTGGTATGATGAAATATGTTATAAACTCACAATTTTACGGACTAACAGAAGAATGCGCTAAAGCATTTGCAAGGTGTGTCATAACGTTTTGTGAACCCACGACAAATACATCCACCAAAAACAAGAACCAAACGACATCGAAGGTaaatgaaatcaaaaagatACTTAGAAAACATGTCCCCATTCTTTTGGTGAACTATACAGAATTAGTTATAGGCAACAGCATCGATAATGAGATAAGAAGAGAAATCGATCCAGCATTGTACTCAATGTTAAATGTGATATCGAGTTCTGAATTACAATGGATAAGTACACTTTTAGGAAGCACAGGCAGACAATACTTTAAGAGTATTTACGCCGAATATAAGAGAATTGGCAAATGGACAGAGCAGTAGTGTCTTTACATTATATTATCAATTACGtttgaatatttataaattctATATACATTGTGCTGTTGCAAGTGTAAGTCAGCACATTAATGTCATATTTTTGCACCAAAAAGGGAACTTACTTTTTGGAT encodes:
- the URB2 gene encoding ribosome biogenesis protein URB2 (CAGL0I01606g~Ortholog(s) have role in rRNA metabolic process, ribosome biogenesis and nucleolus localization); its protein translation is MQFESAETLTKTLRSKIITSDEVVDIVRSLDGVHPYFPKREVFVIDLILDRWNNFKNTDFRENPRVWKLFNDTWVKIGDENLQKSLFKKLKFPGLLQSSLETFNGIEDTAKVQEYVESVNTTCDLLIKSVTSLQLPYEANLSILAAATQICSRISYANRVEFLMNLINLTNFDSQLSKLTNKLSSIFSDILLLPILDYISNFESNIIDKDIILTFKGYIMSALFNADIIGLDTTNILHEFFDAKKSTISHNSAVIIFEIAMNSLSKNNFIQLESIYTMIVDVHDALKPDLLQKLSSTKKTMSHEFLFKLIKDSFQSLDKVTNPQEKIRDWSLIRSILKLDIEIAIELSNEILALLLKNYHFFEKECQQIWAEFIECHISAREFFGFFGRLRTYYDHDHNVSKFLCAREYRLDINKRIGLLSGLHLKELISEYVADMVSTSRSKISAILLSIITEGLVHLNPSQLSEYRPYFQEVYMIDDINYAEQWAVKYFLMDVFDNIIPLDMLERYKNKDIQKVILESPRINLQTFMFFLKIREYISMDIKEIENALMKYLSINKSSTFAFLILKNWYTIISEEFDSQNIRNLLEMLCLNSNFSLLLEFMKDDDIFEEPNLIHKLIGYLSDNLTESAALDVLKIIPIQCYEKSSRVSLIDRLASLKINESVIDALSHLLIFPTFKTRLETDVGTFFELFKNSIDLNHHSEKLLTTIWYHHAHSNDSSSKDFTYNLVNLVVANLSKLIDVKVSFWLAYYIQIYDEKRVHSNLRKEYFKAISAYSDKQSNLMPWLLKTLYQLLIREADLSMYQDVIKDCIQKYKLDGSNSNELKISVFMIYTLKDDSDFSFILAHYLALRSQGCHAMELLTGVSEYLKLTAHYSSEKYNAALHLVCCALNDNTKTFHNYLLEIVPSLMLNLSKQNHIGQKLTVRLLSATYTSITQGMMDINSLTKFISTLKEILISKPWMFDQYTVELLLPLSLEICNSIIPTTDFSNVQLQNNRIFISLCRLLSTLFTVHRFKLNQRYHVIDSLLCGMMKYVINSQFYGLTEECAKAFARCVITFCEPTTNTSTKNKNQTTSKVNEIKKILRKHVPILLVNYTELVIGNSIDNEIRREIDPALYSMLNVISSSELQWISTLLGSTGRQYFKSIYAEYKRIGKWTEQ